GAAAAATctcttcttccagattttttttttttttttttttcagaattcaaAATCTTTAATAACAAGGCAGGATCTGGGGTTAATTTTTGTAGCCTCGGCTGGCCCTCCGGCCTCTGGCGCGCTCCAACTTCCGGCCCTTGGATCTCACGTAGGGTTTGGTGTGGCTATGTGGGGTTCCGGGAGCCTTGCCAAAATGCCTGTACACCTCTCGGCCCTTGCGTGGCCCAGACAGCAAGACGGTGCCACAGCCCTTGGGGGAGTCCAGGGCCAACTGGTCAAAGGTGAGGATCTTGCCTCCAGCTTTGAGGATGCGGCTCCGGGCACGGCTGCTCACACGCAGCGCGCACACCTTCAGTTTGGGCACCTCCTGGACCCGCACGTCATCGGTTATGGTCCCTACAACCACAGCGGTTTTGTTTTCCCGGCCGGGCAGCTTCCTCTTCCAGATCATCcgggagagggacagaggtggCCGGTTGGTGCGACTCATGAACAACCTCTTCAACACGACTTGGTTAAAGGTAGAGTTGGTTCGTCTGGCCAGAAATCTG
This Mustela nigripes isolate SB6536 chromosome 13, MUSNIG.SB6536, whole genome shotgun sequence DNA region includes the following protein-coding sequences:
- the LOC132029118 gene encoding large ribosomal subunit protein eL18-like, which gives rise to MGVDIRHNTDRKVRRKEPESQDIYLRLLVKSYRFLARRTNSTFNQVVLKRLFMSRTNRPPLSLSRMIWKRKLPGRENKTAVVVGTITDDVRVQEVPKLKVCALRVSSRARSRILKAGGKILTFDQLALDSPKGCGTVLLSGPRKGREVYRHFGKAPGTPHSHTKPYVRSKGRKLERARGRRASRGYKN